One Solanum pennellii chromosome 9, SPENNV200 DNA segment encodes these proteins:
- the LOC107029871 gene encoding LRR receptor-like serine/threonine-protein kinase RCH1: MPMSRRFLDLPNLVVFLTFLLLLHNFALPSNEVDVLFSWLHSTNSPIPQTFSNWNRNDSNPCKWSHIVCSSSLFVTEIDIQFIQLALPFPSNLSSLQSLRKLIISGANLTGTIPQDIGDCASLVTVDVSSNGLVGTIPKTIGNLINLEDLILNSNQLTGEIPGEVGNCINLKNLIIFDNMISGNLPSELGKLGVLENIRAGGNQDISGKIPDELGNCKNLIVLGLADTKISGPLPPSLGNLGKLQVLSIYTTMLSGNIPSEIGNCSELVDLYLYQNSLSGSLPAELGKLQKVEKMLFWQNNLDGLIPDEIGNCKSLVVLDLSLNFLSGSIPWSFGNLTNLQELMISNNNISGSIPSVLSNATNLLQFQMDTNQISGSIPMEMGQLKELNVFFAWQNKLEGSIPPALGGCRSLQALDLSHNFLTGSLPPDLFQLTNLTKLLLISNDISGFIPPEIGNCSSLIRLRLIGNKLSGQIPGEIGFLDNLSFLDLSENHLKGSVPEEIGNCKALQMLNLSNNTLSGNLPSFLSSLSRLQILDVSLNQFNGQIPASYGQLANLNRLVLSKNAFSGSIPPTLGNCSSLQLLDLSSNELSGNMPAELFDIQTLDIALNLSWNILSGVVPPQISALNKLSVLDLSHNKLEGDLLSLSGLENLVSLNVSYNNFTGYLPDNKLFRQLSSAEMAGNKGLCSLGHDSCFLSNIEGGGMMSNSNVRGSWRLKLAIALLSVVTIALALLGMLAVYRVRKMSREDNDSELGGGDSSTWKFTPFQKLNFSVEQILRCLVESNVIGKGCSGVVYRAELENGEAIAVKKLWPTTLATGYNCQNSKSGISGGVRDSFSTEVKTLGSIRHKNIVKFLGCCWNQNTRLLMYDYMPNGSLGSLLHERSDGCLEWELRYKIVLGAAQGLAYLHHDCTPPIVHRDIKANNILIGLDFEPYIADFGIAKLVDDGDFARSSNTVAGSYGYIAPEYGYMMKITEKSDVYSFGVVVLEVLTGKQPIDPTIPDGVHIVDWVRQKRGNGEVLDVSLCARPESEVDEMMQTIGVAMLCVNPSPDDRPTMKDVAAMLKEIRHEREEYQKVDMLLKGGDNKSSSDHGGPSTKMHSLYLQSNNTSFSASSLLHSSSSNTKNIGFK, encoded by the exons ATGCCAATGTCGAGGCGATTCTTGGACCTCCCAAATCTTGTTGTCTTTCtaacttttcttcttctattacATAACTTTGCTCTTCCTTCAAATGAAGTTGATGTCCTGTTTTCTTGGCTTCATTCTACTAATTCACCAATTCCTCAAACATTCTCAAACTGGAATCGGAACGATTCCAATCCTTGTAAATGGTCTCATATAGTTTGTTCTTCTAGTCTTTTCGTTACAGAAATTGATATTCAGTTTATTCAGTTGGCTCTTCCTTTTCCTTCAAATCTTTCGTCATTACAATCGTTGCGAAAACTCATCATTTCTGGTGCTAATCTCACTGGAACAATCCCACAGGATATTGGAGATTGTGCTTCACTTGTAACAGTTGATGTGAGTTCAAATGGTCTTGTTGGTACCATACCGAAAACTATTGGTAACCTTATAAATCTTGAAGATTTAATTTTGAACTCTAACCAACTAACAGGGGAAATTCCAGGAGAGGTTGGCAATTGCATTAACCTGAAAAATCTTATCATCTTTGACAATATGATTAGCGGGAATCTTCCTTCTGAGTTGGGAAAACTCGgagttttagaaaatataagagCAGGAGGGAATCAAGATATTAGTGGGAAAATTCCAGATGAGCTCGGAAATTGCAAGAACTTGATAGTGTTGGGACTTGCTGATACGAAAATTTCAGGTCCGCTTCCTCCATCGTTGGGTAACTTGGGAAAGCTTCAGGTATtatctatttatactacaatgCTTTCTGGAAATATACCTTCAGAAATAGGCAACTGCTCAGAGCTAGTTGACTTGTATTTATACCAAAATAGTCTGTCAGGTTCACTGCCAGCAGAGTTGGGAAAGCTTCAGAAAGTAGAAAAGATGTTGTTTTGGCAAAATAATCTTGATGGGCTAATACCTGATGAAATTGGGAATTGCAAAAGTTTGGTTGTTCTTGAtctttctttgaattttttaagTGGGAGTATCCCTTGGTCATTCGGGAACCTTACGAATCTCCAAGAGTTGATGATTAGTAACAACAATATTTCTGGTTCAATCCCATCTGTTCTTTCTAATGCGACAAACCTGTTACAGTTTCAGATGGATACGAATCAAATTTCAGGCTCAATTCCTATGGAAATGGGGCAGTTGAAGGAGCTAAATGTATTCTTTGCTTGGCAGAACAAGCTTGAAGGAAGCATTCCTCCTGCATTGGGTGGTTGCAGAAGCCTACAAGCTCTGGACTTATCACATAATTTTCTTACTGGTAGCTTACCTCCTGACCTTTTTCAGTTAACTAATTTAACAAAGCTTCTGTTGATTTCCAATGATATTTCTGGTTTTATCCCACCTGAGATAGGTAATTGTAGCTCTCTTATTCGTCTACGACTTATTGGTAATAAACTTAGCGGACAAATTCCAGGAGAGATAGGATTTTTAGACAACCTTAGTTTTCTTGATCTCTCCGAGAACCACCTTAAAGGATCCGTTCCTGAGGAGATTGGCAATTGCAAGGCACTGCAGATGCTCAATCTATCTAATAACACTCTAAGTGGGAATTTACCTAGCTTTCTTTCTTCTCTCAGTAGGCTACAAATTTTGGATGTTTCCTTGAATCAGTTTAATGGTCAGATTCCAGCTAGTTATGGTCAGCTTGCTAACCTTAACCGACTTGTTCTTAGTAAGAATGCATTCTCTGGATCGATTCCCCCAACTCTCGGCAATTGTTCAAGCCTTCAATTGCTTGATCTCAGCAGCAATGAACTCTCAGGGAACATGCCAGCGGAATTGTTTGACATTCAGACACTTGACATTGCCTTGAATTTAAGCTGGAATATCTTGAGTGGGGTAGTCCCACCACAGATATCTGCCTTAAACAAACTTTCAGTACTAGATCTTTCCCACAACAAGCTTGAAGGAGACCTGTTGTCTCTTTCGGGGCTTGAAAATCTGGTTTCCTTGAATGTTTCCTACAACAATTTTACCGGCTACCTCCCTGATAATAAGTTGTTCAGGCAATTATCATCAGCAGAGATGGCTGGCAACAAAGGTTTGTGCTCATTGGGACATGATTCTTGTTTCTTGAGCAATATTGAAGGCGGGGGAATGATGAGTAATAGCAATGTAAGAGGGTCATGGAGGCTGAAATTAGCAATTGCACTCCTTTCTGTGGTGACTATAGCCTTGGCACTCCTTGGGATGCTGGCAGTTTACAGAGTGAGGAAAATGAGTAGAGAAGATAATGATTCTGAATTGGGAGGAGGGGATTCATCAACTTGGAAGTTCACTCCATTCCAGAAGTTGAATTTTTCGGTTGAACAAATTTTGAGATGCCTAGTGGAATCCAATGTTATTGGAAAGGGATGCTCGGGGGTTGTTTATCGTGCAGAACTAGAAAATGGTGAAGCAATTGCAGTCAAGAAGCTATGGCCAACCACATTGGCAACTGGATACAATTGCCAAAATTCAAAGTCAGGAATTAGTGGAGGTGTTCGCGATTCTTTCTCAACCGAGGTAAAAACCCTTGGCTCCATTCGTCACAAAAACATCGTTAAGTTCTTAGGTTGCTGCTGGAATCAAAACACTAGGTTGCTCATGTATGACTACATGCCTAATGGAAGCTTAGGTAGTCTTCTACACGAACGAAGTGATGGATGTTTGGAGTGGGAATTGAGATACAAGATTGTCCTAGGTGCAGCTCAAGGGCTTGCTTATTTACACCACGATTGTACACCTCCAATTGTTCATAGGGACATCAAGGCCAACAACATTCTCATTGGCCTTGACTTTGAGCCATACATTGCAGATTTTGGTATAGCCAAACTTGTCGATGATGGAGATTTTGCTCGATCCTCCAATACAGTAGCTGGCTCCTACGGATACATAGCACCAG AATATGGATACATGATGAAGATAACAGAGAAAAGCGATGTTTATAGCTTTGGAGTAGTTGTATTAGAGGTGTTAACAGGAAAACAGCCAATTGACCCTACAATACCAGATGGAGTACACATTGTGGATTGGGTGAGGCAGAAAAGAGGCAATGGTGAAGTCTTAGATGTGAGCTTATGCGCTCGTCCAGAATCAGAAGTTGATGAGATGATGCAGACTATAGGAGTAGCTATGCTGTGTGTTAATCCATCACCAGATGATAGACCAACGATGAAAGATGTCGCAGCAATGCTAAAAGAGATAAGACATGAAAGAGAAGAGTACCAAAAAGTTGATATGCTCCTTAAAGGAGGAGACAATAAGAGTAGTAGTGATCATGGAGGGCCATCTACAAAGATGCATAGCTTGTACTTGCAAAGCAATAATACAAGCTTTTCTGCATCTTCATTGTTACATTCTTCTTCCTCCAACACTAAGAATATTGGTTTCAAATAg